From Stigmatopora argus isolate UIUO_Sarg chromosome 14, RoL_Sarg_1.0, whole genome shotgun sequence, the proteins below share one genomic window:
- the LOC144087890 gene encoding uncharacterized protein LOC144087890 isoform X1: MDGRTDGMDGRHGRTDGMDGRHGRTAGTDGMDGRHRRTDGGFMDTSSQWSFGHFFYPWIYGHFSPAEFWTLFSPVEFWTLFGHFSPQWSFGHFFTRGRLDTFLPVDFWTLFLPVDFWTLFFTGAGKYFGLLSFDLWTLFSLVEFWTLFLPSGVLDTFWTLFLPSGVLDTFFLPSGVLDTFFLPSGVLDTFFLPSGVLDTFFLPSGVLDTFFLPSGVLDTFFLPSGVLDTFFLPSGVLDTFFLPSGVLDTFFLPSGVLDTFFLPSGVLDTFFLPSGVLDTFFLPSGVLDTFFLPSGVLDTFFLPSGVLDTFFLPSGVLDTFFLPSGVLDTFFLPSGVLDTFFLPSGVLDTFSPQWSFGHFFYPWIYGHFFTGGLLDTFLPVQVSILVFEF, translated from the coding sequence atggatggacggacggacggcatggacggacggcatggacggacggacggcatggacggacggcatggacggacggcagggacggacggcatggatggacggcacagacggacggacggcggatTTATGGATACTTCTtcacagtggagttttggacactttttttacccatggatttatggacacttctccccagcggagttttggacacttttctccccagtggagttttggacactttttggacacttttctccccagtggagttttggacacttttttacccgtggacgtttggacacttttttacccgtggacttttggacactttttttaccggtggacttttggacacttttttttaccggtgcaggtaagtattttggtcttttgagttttgatttgtggacacttttctccctagtggagttttggacactttttctccccagtggagttttggacactttttggacactttttctccccagtggagttttggacactttttttctccccagtggagttttggacactttttttctccccagtggagttttggacactttttttctccccagtggagttttggacactttttttctccccagtggagttttggacactttttttctccccagtggagttttggacactttttttctccccagtggagttttggacactttttttctccccagtggagttttggacactttttttctccccagtggagttttggacactttttttctccccagtggagttttggacactttttttctccccagtggagttttggacactttttttctccccagtggagttttggacactttttttctccccagtggagttttggacactttttttctccccagtggagttttggacactttttttctccccagtggagttttggacactttttttctccccagtggagttttggacactttttttctccccagtggagttttggacactttttttctccccagtggagttttggacactttttttctccccagtggagttttggacactttttctccccagtggagttttggacactttttttacccgtggatttatggacacttttttaccggtggacttttggacacttttttaccggtgcaggtaagtattttggtctttgagttttga
- the LOC144089166 gene encoding chaperone Ric-8A isoform X2, with the protein MERIIESIVQGDQDSVRCYLRDYNAQYAECFFFNSEEHERKKQQELEEFRKNKTRECVPDSDMDSDDEEPDLPLRQHLTAALLSFISSQLQPSVLRECLQTLRILSRDRRGLGPMVTDGALATLASLGGVRLQASPRQQKIAADGSERKHSQIHSDASLVDVVSVVPVTSEKARTGEEEDEEMEEDEDVCRKEALKALCNVIYNSRKAQERVSALRFLQAVWDSVKQGINSRKPNSVQFYRLRLLFLLTALRPELRLQLQQEQGMSVLTKALEQCLAVSWGNGYEVLSDTTAPPLSKETSNEAVEILKTLFNIAHKFDRKEPNEADAAMYRRLAAVLRHCLLLTFVDEDSKEEIQGHTVNMLSALPLTCLDVLLSVHVDKASHEWEGVNMDCVHTLLLFMERRLNRGEKLKEKLILVVNLLTESSRVHRETRHYLRQQILPPLRDVAIRPEQDPTLRGQLVRLMTHVDTDVKHCAAELLFVLCKENAALSSTRVTETPPVCWRVEGC; encoded by the exons ATGGAGAGGATCATCGAGAGCATCGTTCAAGGAGACCAGGACAGCGTCCGCTGCTACCTGCGGGATTATAACGCCCAG TATGCTGAGTGCTTCTTTTTTAACAGTGAGGAACATGAAAGAAAAAAG CAACAAGAGCTGGAAGAA TTCAGGAAGAACAAAACCAGGGAATGTGTTCCCGATTCTGACATGGATTCTGACGATGAAGAGCCAGATCTTCCTCTACGACAG CACCTTACCGCTGCCCTGCTGAGTTTTATCAGCAGTCAGCTACAACCGTCCGTGTTAAGAGAATGCCTCCAAACGCTGCGTATCCTGTCCCGTGATAGGCGGGGCCTGGGACCCATGGTCACCGATGGCGCCCTTGCCACATTGGCAAGCCTGGGAGGCGTCCGATTACAGGCTTCTCCACGGCAGCAGAAAATAGCCGCAGATGGCTCAGAAAGAAAACACAGTCAAATTCATTCTGACGCTAGTCTGGTAGATGTCGTCTCTGTGGTCCCCGTTACGTCGGAGAAAGCTCGGACTGGagaagaggaggatgaagagatggaagaagatgaagatgTGTGCAGGAAGGAGGCTTTGAAGGCCTTGTGCAATGTTATCTACAACAGCCGAAAGGCACAGGAAAGAGTCAGCGCCCTCAG GTTTCTGCAAGCTGTTTGGGATAGTGTGAAGCAAGGCATCAACAGCAGGAAGCCAAACAGTGTCCAGTTTTATAGGCTCAGATTACTTTTCTTGCTGACAGCTTTGAGGCCAGAACTCAGGCTTCAGCTACAGCAG GAGCAAGGAATGTCGGTGTTAACCAAAGCTCTGGAGCAATGCTTGGCAGTGAGCTGGGGTAATGGATATGAAGTGCTTAGTGACACCACAGCGCCTCCTCTTTCTAAGGAGACTTCCAACGAAGCCGTTGAGATCCTCAAAACGCTCTTCAACATCGCACACAAGTTCGACAGGAAGGAGCCTAATGAG GCGGATGCGGCTATGTATCGTCGACTAGCAGCTGTGCTACGACACTGCCTCTTACTAACATTTGTTGACGAGGACTCCAAGGAGGAAATTCAGGG GCATACGGTAAACATGCTATCGGCACTGCCATTGACATGTCTGGATGTCCTGCTGTCTGTTCATGTTGACAAAGCCTCCCACGAATGGGAAGGTGTCAACATGGACTGTGTCCACACATTGCTGCTGTTTATGGAAAGACGGCTGAACAGG GGTGAGAAGCTGAAGGAGAAACTCATTCTTGTAGTAAATCTACTGACTGAGAGCTCTCGGGTGCACCGGGAGACGCGCCACTATTTGAGACAACAg ATATTACCTCCCCTGAGGGATGTCGCCATCCGTCCGGAGCAGGACCCCACACTGAGAGGCCAGCTGGTCCGGCTAATGACCCATGTTGACACAGATGTGAAGCACTGCGCTGCCGAGCTGCTCTTTGTGCTCTGCAAGGAGAACG ccgctTTGTCAAGTACACGGGTTACGGAAACGCCGCCGGTCTGCTGGCGGGTCGAGGGCTGCTGA
- the LOC144089166 gene encoding chaperone Ric-8A isoform X1 produces MERIIESIVQGDQDSVRCYLRDYNAQYAECFFFNSEEHERKKQQELEEFRKNKTRECVPDSDMDSDDEEPDLPLRQHLTAALLSFISSQLQPSVLRECLQTLRILSRDRRGLGPMVTDGALATLASLGGVRLQASPRQQKIAADGSERKHSQIHSDASLVDVVSVVPVTSEKARTGEEEDEEMEEDEDVCRKEALKALCNVIYNSRKAQERVSALRFLQAVWDSVKQGINSRKPNSVQFYRLRLLFLLTALRPELRLQLQQEQGMSVLTKALEQCLAVSWGNGYEVLSDTTAPPLSKETSNEAVEILKTLFNIAHKFDRKEPNEADAAMYRRLAAVLRHCLLLTFVDEDSKEEIQGHTVNMLSALPLTCLDVLLSVHVDKASHEWEGVNMDCVHTLLLFMERRLNRGEKLKEKLILVVNLLTESSRVHRETRHYLRQQILPPLRDVAIRPEQDPTLRGQLVRLMTHVDTDVKHCAAELLFVLCKENVSRFVKYTGYGNAAGLLAGRGLLNGRRNSADFRHASQYSSDSDSDTEEYREAKARINLVTGRVEEEQPDPMEGMTDEEKEEEACQLIGMINRLTRNRFIQPYAVTMDGRLAPLHRQMKVCTLQEEAEDEGQDIDMMPEAREEDKDIE; encoded by the exons ATGGAGAGGATCATCGAGAGCATCGTTCAAGGAGACCAGGACAGCGTCCGCTGCTACCTGCGGGATTATAACGCCCAG TATGCTGAGTGCTTCTTTTTTAACAGTGAGGAACATGAAAGAAAAAAG CAACAAGAGCTGGAAGAA TTCAGGAAGAACAAAACCAGGGAATGTGTTCCCGATTCTGACATGGATTCTGACGATGAAGAGCCAGATCTTCCTCTACGACAG CACCTTACCGCTGCCCTGCTGAGTTTTATCAGCAGTCAGCTACAACCGTCCGTGTTAAGAGAATGCCTCCAAACGCTGCGTATCCTGTCCCGTGATAGGCGGGGCCTGGGACCCATGGTCACCGATGGCGCCCTTGCCACATTGGCAAGCCTGGGAGGCGTCCGATTACAGGCTTCTCCACGGCAGCAGAAAATAGCCGCAGATGGCTCAGAAAGAAAACACAGTCAAATTCATTCTGACGCTAGTCTGGTAGATGTCGTCTCTGTGGTCCCCGTTACGTCGGAGAAAGCTCGGACTGGagaagaggaggatgaagagatggaagaagatgaagatgTGTGCAGGAAGGAGGCTTTGAAGGCCTTGTGCAATGTTATCTACAACAGCCGAAAGGCACAGGAAAGAGTCAGCGCCCTCAG GTTTCTGCAAGCTGTTTGGGATAGTGTGAAGCAAGGCATCAACAGCAGGAAGCCAAACAGTGTCCAGTTTTATAGGCTCAGATTACTTTTCTTGCTGACAGCTTTGAGGCCAGAACTCAGGCTTCAGCTACAGCAG GAGCAAGGAATGTCGGTGTTAACCAAAGCTCTGGAGCAATGCTTGGCAGTGAGCTGGGGTAATGGATATGAAGTGCTTAGTGACACCACAGCGCCTCCTCTTTCTAAGGAGACTTCCAACGAAGCCGTTGAGATCCTCAAAACGCTCTTCAACATCGCACACAAGTTCGACAGGAAGGAGCCTAATGAG GCGGATGCGGCTATGTATCGTCGACTAGCAGCTGTGCTACGACACTGCCTCTTACTAACATTTGTTGACGAGGACTCCAAGGAGGAAATTCAGGG GCATACGGTAAACATGCTATCGGCACTGCCATTGACATGTCTGGATGTCCTGCTGTCTGTTCATGTTGACAAAGCCTCCCACGAATGGGAAGGTGTCAACATGGACTGTGTCCACACATTGCTGCTGTTTATGGAAAGACGGCTGAACAGG GGTGAGAAGCTGAAGGAGAAACTCATTCTTGTAGTAAATCTACTGACTGAGAGCTCTCGGGTGCACCGGGAGACGCGCCACTATTTGAGACAACAg ATATTACCTCCCCTGAGGGATGTCGCCATCCGTCCGGAGCAGGACCCCACACTGAGAGGCCAGCTGGTCCGGCTAATGACCCATGTTGACACAGATGTGAAGCACTGCGCTGCCGAGCTGCTCTTTGTGCTCTGCAAGGAGAACG tcagccgctTTGTCAAGTACACGGGTTACGGAAACGCCGCCGGTCTGCTGGCGGGTCGAGGGCTGCTGAACGGAAGAAGAAATTCCGCCGATTTTCGGCACGCCAGCCAATACTCCAGCGACTCGGACTCGGACACGGAAGAGTACCGCGAGGCCAAAGCCAGGATTAACCTGGTGACGGGTCGGGTGGAGGAAGAGCAGCCCGACCCGATGGAGGGGATGACGgatgaggagaaggaggaggaggcctGTCAACTCATCGGCATGATAAACCGACTAACGCG AAATCGCTTCATTCAGCCGTATGCCGTGACCATGGATGGGAGACTTGCTCCACTACACAGACAAATGAAAGTGTGCACTTTGCAAGAGGAAGCTGAGGATGAAGGTCAAGATATTGACATGATGCCAGAGGCCAGGGAAGAAGACAAGGATATTGAGTAA